The Streptomyces sp. NBC_00162 sequence TCCGGCCCTGCTCGACCTGCTGCATGACGGCGGCGGCGGTGAAGGTCTTGGTGACGCTGCCGACGCGGTGGCGCATGTCGGGCCTGACGGGACGGCCGGTTCCGACATCGGCGACGCCGGAGGCGCCGCGCCAGGTCAGGCCGGCATCGCGCACCTCGGCGTACACCCCCGGTATCCCCGCGCTGTGGACACCGTCCATGGCGGACTGCAGCTCCGCGGGATCGAAGCCGGACGACGGGCTCGGGCTGCCGGTCCGGTCGGGTGCGGGGGCCGCCGCCACCATGCCCGTACAGGCAACCAGCGCGGCCACGCCTCCGCACAACACCATTCGGATCTTCAAGACATCCGTCCTTTCGCGATCAATGTGGGCAACGGGGCACTCTCCCCGTGCTGTTCGGCAGACACGACCTAGGCCAGCGCGCGGCGCAGGGCTGCGGTGAGGTCGGCGATCTGGCGTTGCGACACCTCGGCGGAGAGGATCGCCTGCGACCCGTGGAACGTGCCGGGCCACTGGTGCAGGTCGACCGACACGCCCGCCTGCAGCAGGCGCAGCGCGTAGGCGATGTCCTCGTCACGGTTGGGGCAGAGCTCCGCGGTGGCGATGTACGCCGGGGGCAGGCCGGACAGGTCGGCGGCCCGCGCGGGGGCGGCGTACGGCGTGGCGGGCTGGGAGCCCAGGTAGTGCCGCCATGCTGCGGCGACCTTGTCGCGGTTCATCCAGGGCACGTCGGTGAACTCCCGGCGCGACCACGTCTGTTCCCGGTCGTCGAGTCCGGGCTCGTTGAGCAGCTGGAAGCGGATCGGCGGCCCCTGATGGTCACGCGCCCGCAACGCCACCGCGGCCGCGAGCCCCCCGCCGGCGCTGTGACCGCCGACCGCGATCCGCTCCGGGTCGACGCCGAGTTCGGCCGCGTGCTCGGCGGTCCAGGTCAGTACGGCGTAGGCGTCGTCCAGGGCGGCCGGGAACCGGTGCTCGGGCGCCAGGCGGTAGTCGACCGAGATCACCACCGCCCCGGCGAGGTCCGCGAGCCGTGCGGCCCACGGATGCTCGCTGTCCAGGCCGCCGAAGACGCCTCCGCCGCCGTGCAGCCAGACGAGGGCGCCCTGTGCCCGGTGCGGGCGGTAGATCCGCACCGCCACGTCCGGATCGGCGGGAACGGTGCGGTCCTCGACCTCCATGTTCGAGGTGTCCGGTGCCGGCGCCCCGGCGGCACGCTCGGCGAAGTCCTTGCGCGAGGCGACCGGGTCGTCCATGTCGAGGTCAGGCAGGAACGGTACGAATGCTTCGAGTTCGGGATCCATGACGACCATCCTCACGGTCGTCACCCACGGGGGTCATCCGCCGTCCGTCGCGCATCCCGCCCCGATCACGCACCGATCGGCGCACCCCTGCCCTCCTATCCTTCTGCCATGCAGGCACTGGCTTTACGGCTGTCGGGACTGGATCCGTACGTGGACGGCGCGATCCGCATCATCGCCTTCTACGACACGCTGATGCGCCGGCGGGTGGACCTCCCGGCGCTCGCCCGGGCCTCGGCGGGCCTGGCCGAGTGCGTGGCCGGGATCCGGCTCCACGGCACCGGGCGGGCGATC is a genomic window containing:
- a CDS encoding alpha/beta hydrolase, whose translation is MDPELEAFVPFLPDLDMDDPVASRKDFAERAAGAPAPDTSNMEVEDRTVPADPDVAVRIYRPHRAQGALVWLHGGGGVFGGLDSEHPWAARLADLAGAVVISVDYRLAPEHRFPAALDDAYAVLTWTAEHAAELGVDPERIAVGGHSAGGGLAAAVALRARDHQGPPIRFQLLNEPGLDDREQTWSRREFTDVPWMNRDKVAAAWRHYLGSQPATPYAAPARAADLSGLPPAYIATAELCPNRDEDIAYALRLLQAGVSVDLHQWPGTFHGSQAILSAEVSQRQIADLTAALRRALA